The DNA region CGCGCTGGCGGGCGACACCGATATCGCCGCCGACGGGGTCGACGAGGAGCTCATCGGGACGCTGGAGCGCGGCGACGGCACCAGGCAGCTGACCCTCAACGGCTGGCCGCTCTACCGCTTCGCCAAGGACAAGGCGGTGGGCGAGGCCAAGGGGCAGGGCGTGGGTGGCACCTGGTTCGCCGCGACGCCCGAGGGCAAGAAAGCCGTCGCCGAGGTCGAGAAGGACGCGGTTCGGTTGACCGCCAAGGAAATCGCCGACCTCGGCACCGGCGTGGTCGACGCCAAGGGGTACACGCTCTACCGGTTCGACAAGGACAAGGCGAAGCCGTCGAAGTCCTCTTGCGACGGTGACTGCGCGAAGGCGTGGCCGCCGGTGCTCGCCAAGGACAGCGTCGACATCGAGGGGATCGATGAGGCCATTGTCGGCACCGTCGTGCGGGCAGACGGCAGCAGGCAGCTGACTCTCAACGGCTGGCCGCTCTACCGCTTCGCCAAGGACACCGCGCCGGGCGAGGCCAAGGGACACGGCGTCGGCGGCACCTGGTTCGCCACGACCCCCGCGGGCAAGAAGGCCGCGGCCGCGGCCTCCGGCTATTGAGGCCAGGATGTCCACCCCGGCCCTCTCCGCTACCCTCGGCGCCACTTGGGGCGACGTGAGGGCGGGTGAGGGCAGGGGTGACGATCCCAGGGTTTCGGCCGCGCCGCCGCAAGCAGGTCCCCGGCGAGGACTTCGTCCGGTTCCTCTACGGCGAACACGGCAAGGCGCTGCTGGCCTACACGACCCGGCTGACCGGCGACCGGGCCGCCGCCGAGGACATCGTGCAGGAGACCCTGCTGCGGGCCTGGAAGCACGCCGACACCCTGGCCGACGAGAGCCGCGGCTCGACGCGCGGCTGGCTGCTCACCGTGGCCCGCAACATCGTCACCGACCGGGTCCGCGCCAGGGCCGCCCGCCCCCAGGAGGTCGGCGAACCGCTCGACGCGCCGGGAGCCGACAGTGACCACGCCGACAGCGTCGTCAACGAGATGGCCGTCCTCGGCGCGCTGGACCACCTGTCCCGCGAACACCGGGACGTGCTGGTCGAGGTGTACTACCGGGGTCGGTCGGTCGCCGAAGCCGCGCAGGCGCTCGGAATTCCGGCGGGTACCGTGAAATCGAGGACTTACCACGCGTTACGGGCCCTGCGCGGCGTGATGGGTCCAGGCGAGAGGGAGGTGACGAGGTGACCGCGTTCCAGCACGACCGCGAGCAGCTCGGCGCCTTCGCCCTCGGCGTCCTCGACCAGCGCGAGGCCGACCAGGTCCGCGCCCACCTGGCCCAGTGCCCCGACTGCCGCCACGAGGTCGACGACCTGCTGGCGCTGCGCCGCTCGCTCGACGAGATCCCGCCCGAGGCGTTCCTGGAGGGTCCGCCGGACAGCGACCTGGTCCTGCAGCGCACGCTGCGCAAGATGAGCAGCGAGAGCGCGCCCCGCCGCGGTCTGGTCGCCGCCGGGGTGGCCGTGCTGGCCGCCGTGGCGCTCGGCGGGGCGTTCTTCGCGGGCCGGACCACCGCCCCCGAGCCGGTCGCCGCGCCGCCGCCCACCACCGTTCCCGGGACGCGGGCCGGTGCGGCCACCGACCCGGACACCGGCGCGGTGATGAGCGTGAAGCTGGTGCCGCAGGCGGGCTGGGTCCGGGTCAACGCCATGGTGAAGGGCGCCCCGGTTGGCGCGCGCTGCGAACTGAGGGTCGTGTCGAAGTCGGGCGGCGAGTCGGTGCTGGCGGGCAGCTGGCTGGTGTCGGAGAAGGGCGCCCGGGACGGGACGAGCCTCGACGGCTCAGCCTTGATCGACCCCGACGACGTCGCCGCGGTCGAGGTCGTCACCACCGACGGCAGGCGCATCGTCTCGGCCTCGGTATAGCCAGGCCAGGACCGCCAGCCCGACCGCGGCGGCGGCGAGCGAGAGCACCGGGGTCCAAAACGGGTACCGATGGATGACGGCGATCGGCTCGGGGAACCGCGGCTGCCAGAGCAGGGCCGTTTGGGGGACCGCCAAGCCGAGCATCACCCCGACCACCCCGGTGGCCGCCCCGGCGCCGATCGCGCCCGCCCCTGCGACCACGGCGAACACCAACGCCACCACCGCTGCCCGCACCCACAGGCGCTCATCGACGGCCTGGGTTATCCCCAGATAGACCACCACCGCGCTGATCGCGACCCCGACCGAGGCCACCACCTGCCTGCGGAACGGCAACGCGGCCGCGACACCCAGCGCGAGCCCCAGTGTCATGAGCAGCCACACCGACAGGGTGACCCCGGGGTATACCAGCACGGTTTCCACGGGCCGCGAACCCAGTATCGGCGTGTTGTCGAATTCGATGAAGGTCGTCAGCACGGCCGACGCGCTGACCAGGCCACCGACGACCACGACACCGGCGACGAAGCGCGCGCCCGCGATGGCCGACACCCCGATCACCGCGAGCGCGGCCACCAGCCCCACGATTCCGCGGGCTCGCACCCAGTCCGCGATGCCCTCGCCGCCAACCTGGATCAGCGGGAGGCCCACCTGGTCGGTCACCGCGAACGCGACTGGGACAAGCGATGCGACGATGCTCGCGATGAGCACCGGGACCGCTGGGCGCGGCTCTGGAGCGGCCCGGCGCGATAGCCCCACCAGTACCGCGCTCACAAGGATCCCCACGCCCGCGACCACAGGCAGCAGGGGCTGCCCGGGTGCGATATAGAGCAGCTCGACCCAGCGCACCGCCGAAGCGACGACATAGGCGCCGAGGACAGTGCCCGCGACGGCCGCGCCCAGTGCCCACGCCCCCGACCGGCCGATCCAGGCCGCCGCGCCGAGGCCACCGGCGAGGGTCAGCAGGCCTGCCGCGCTCGACAGCGCCAACACCACCGACGTATAGGGCTCGGCGATCCCAGCCCCTAGCCAGCACATGGAAGCGGCGAGGAGTACCCAGCGCCACCCGACGTGCGGCCACGCCCACGCCGCCGCGACCCCGACGAGGGCCGCGACCGGGGCGGCGGCGTGGACGAACCAGGGCGGGTTCAGTCCCGTCATCCCGATCGGCGCGGGCATGAGCAGCAGGAGTGCCACCGCGGGCAGCACGAGCAGGGCGACGGCGGCCAGTCCGGCGTGGGACTGACGCGGTTCGGTCGAGGTCATCCGCTGACCGTTTCCATTCTGGGAGTGCTCTCCGCGGAGCTGTTGGGGCGTGGTCGGCTCAGCCAGGGCAGCGCCACCAGCGCGGCCGCCACGATGACAAGGATGACGATCGGCGGCCAGTCGACTGACCACATGCTCACACGCCCCGGCGAGACCCAGGGTGCGCCGACGGCGGTGACGGTGAAGCCGAGCGTGACGCCGACGAGGCCGCTCGCGACCCCAGGCAAGCTCGCGCCCACCCCCGCGAACACGGCGACGACGATGAGCAGGATCGCGGTCCGGCCCCAGAACTCGTCGCCGCCGTTGGCGTGGTGCACGGCGATCGCCGCGAGCGTCGCCATGGCGGCGGCGATCATCAGGACGAACCGCGGGCCGAGCGTCGCGGCCGCCGCGACTATGACAGCTGCCGTCACCGTGGCGAACAGGCTCGCCGTGAGCGGTGCGATCACCAGCACCGATGTCCCCACGGCGATCGCGCTCACCACGAGAGCCTTGCGCGGATGCCGACCACGCCGATGACCGGAACGAACTCGTGCCCGACCCCGGCAGGCGGCAGAAACCGTGTCGCGGCGGCGGGTAGCGCGAGTAGCGCCACCGCGAGCGCCGCTGGGCGCGGTTCCGTCGTAGTCACGGGCGGACGCTAGCCGACGGACACGCGCGGGCCGGGGCACAGTGCCGCATTCGTGACCTGGACATACCGAACCGCCCGGCTGGGGGCATCAGGCGCGGGCGGTTCGATGATTCAACGAGCAATGACCCTGCGGGCTACGGCCGCGAAGCCAGTTCGTGCCTAGGTTCTGGCACCGATTCCTGCTGGTCATCGGCGAGTGACTCTTCGTCGAACGGTTCGTCCCCTGCGAGTACCCGAGCTGCCTGCGCATGGTCGAACTCCTTGGTCCACGTGCCGATCAGCACCGTGGCGACCGCGTTGCCCGCGAAGTTCGTCAGCGCCCGCGCCTCGGACATGAAACGGTCGATGCCGACGATCAGACCCACCCCGTCGACCAGGTCCGGCCGGTGTGACTGCAGGCCGCCCGCCAGAGTCGCCAGTCCCGCGCCGGTTACGCCCGCGGCGCCCTTCGAGGCGATGATCATGAAGATCAGCAGCGAGATCTGCTCGCCCGCGCCCAGCGGGGAACCCATGGCGTTGGCGACGAACAGGGTGGCCATGGTCAGGTAGATCGCGGTGCCGTCGAGGTTGAACGAGTACCCGGTGGGCACCGTGATGCCGACGACGGGCTTGCTCACACCGAGGTGCTCCATCTTCGCGATCAGCCGCGGCAGCGCCACCTCCGACGACGACGTCGACAGGATCAGCAGGAACTCGCGGCCGAGGTAGCGCAGCAGCGAGAACAGGTTCACCCGCGCCACCAGCCACAGCAGCAGCCCGAGCACGACCACGACGAACACCAGACACGTCGCGTAGAAGCCGAGCATGATCACCGCGAGGCTCTTGAGCGCCGACACCCCGGTCTCGCCGACCACCGCCGCGATCGCGCCGAACGCGCCGATCGGGGCCACCCACATGATCATCGCCAGGATCTTGAACACCAGCCCCTGAATGTGCCCGACACCGCGGAGCACCGGCTCGCCGCGACGGCCGAGGGCCTGCAAGGCGAACCCGGTCAGCAGGGCGATGAGCAGGGTCTGTAGCACCTGGCCCTCGGTGAAAGCCGACACCAGCGTCTTCGGGATGATCCCGAGCACGAATTCGGTGGTGCCTTCCGCGGTCTTGACCTGCGCCTCGCCCTTGGCGCGCACGGCGTCGGTGATGGCCAGGCCGTCGCCGGGGTGCAGCACGTTGCCGACGATGAGGCCGATGGCCAGCGCCACGGTCGACATCGCCAGGAAGTAGCCCAAGGCCAGCCCGCCGACCTTGCCGATCTTGGCGGCCTTGGTGACCGAGCCGACGCCCAGCACGATCGTGCAGAAGATTATCGGGCTGATCATCATCTTGATCAGGCTGACGAACCCGGTGCCCAGCGGCTTGAGCGACTTGGCGAAGTCGGGAGCGAACAGGCCGACCGCGACGCCGAGCACGACGGCGGCGATGACTGCGAGATAGAGATAGTGGGTCCGATCTCGGCGGAGAGTCGACACGGTGGGGGCCTTTCTCGAGGACTGTGCCGATCACCGTCCCGTCCGGTGTGGGCGGGGTCACCATTGCGTTCATAGCGTTCACACTGATGGGCATGAAGCAGTGGAGTCTGGCCCGGCAGCTCCTGGTCGTCCAGGTGGTCATCGTCGGCCTGCTCGTGGCTGTCGGAGCGGCCCTGGCCTGGGCGGACGTGGCCGACCGGGCCGAGGAATCGAGCACCGCCGAGGCGCTGGCACTGGCCAAGGCGATCGCCGCCGCACCCACGGTGACCGAGGCGGTGCGCGGGTCGAACCCGACCGCGATCCTGCAGCCCTACACCGAGCGGGTGCGCGCCGACACCGGCGTCGACTTCATCACGATCATGTCCCCCGACGGCGTCCGGTTCACCCACCCGAACCCGTCCGAGATCGGCGGCCGCTTCCTCGGCCATATTGAGGAGGCGCGCGCCGGTCGGGCCTTCACCGAGACCTACACCGGCACCCTCGGCCCGTCCGTCCGCGCGGTCGTCCCGGTCTTCGCCTCGGGCCAGGTCGTCGGCCTGGTCAGCGCCGGAATCACCCTGAGCGCCATCAGCGCCGATGTCGCCGACCGCTTGCTGCCGGTGATCCTGGCCGCCGCCCTGGTCCTGATCCTCGGCGCCACCGCGACCTACCTGGTCAGCCGCAGGCTGCGCAGACAGACCGGCGGCCTGGCCCCCGCCGCCCTGAGCCGGGTGATCGGCTACCACGAGTCGATCCTGCACGCCGTCCGCGAGGGCTTGGTCCTGCTCGACCGCGACCACCGGGTGACCTTGTGCAACGACGGCGTCCGCACCCTGCTCGACCTCCCCGCTGACGCCGAAGGCAAGCGGGTCGACGAACTCGGCCTGCCCAACGCGATGGTCGAGCGCCTGCTCAGCGACACCGAGATGCGCGACGAACTCCACCTGACGGAGACCCGGGTCCTCGTGGTCAACTCCTCGACCGTGGGCAACTCCATGGGCACCGTGGTGACCCTGCGAGACCGCACCGACCTCCAGGCCCTCACCGGCGAACTCGACACCGTGCGCGGCTTCGCCGAAGCCTTGCGCGCCCAAGCCCACGAGGCCGCCAACCGCCTGCACACGGTCGTCTCCCTGGTGGAACTGGGCCGCCCGGCCGAGGCCGTCGAGTTCGCCACGGACGAGTTGGCCATCGCCCAACGCCTCACCGACCAGGTCGTCGGCGCCGTCGCGGAGCCGGTACTCGCCGCGCTGCTGCTCGGAAAGGCCGCCGACGCCGGCGAACGCGGCGTCGACCTGATCATCGACCCGGACACCGAGATCACCGACCTGGAAATCCCCGCCCGCGACCTGGTGACCATCCTTGGCAACCTGATCGACAACGCCGTGGACGCGGCGGCGGACAGTGAAGAACGGTGGGTACGAGTGAGCGCGAGGACATCCACAGACACCCTTGTGTTGCGCGTAGCCGACAGCGGCGGGGGTCTGCCCGACGGCTCCAGACCGTTCGAACGTGGCTGGTCGACGAAGCCCGGAGGCGCACGGGGCTTGGGTTTGGCACTGGTCGGTCAGGCGGTCCGGCGGGCGAGCGGAACCGTCGAAGCAGGACAAGACATCGGCGGCGGCGCCGTCTTCACAGTCCGAGTACCACGATGATCAAACAACCCGCCACGCACAGAACGCAAGGGGCACAACAGAACCACCCAAACGGGCACCCCGCCGCACGAAGGCTCCCGCGATGATCTCCGTGCTGGTAGTAGAAGACAACGCGGTAGCAGCCCAAGCCCACCGTGTCTATGTAGAGCGAGTCTCCGGTTTCGCCGTCGCAGGCGTCGTGCATTCCGGACGAGCCGCTTTGCGCTTCCTGGACACAGGCCCAGTCGACCTCGTCTTGCTCGATCTCTATCTGCCGGACGGGCATGGTCTCGACGTCGTACGGGCGTTGCGCGCGGCGGGGCACGGGGCAGACGTCATCGCCGTGACCTCAGCCCGCGACCTGGCCGTCGTCCGAGCCGCGGTCTCAGCAGGCGTAGTCCAATACCTGCTCAAACCGTTCACCTTCGCAGGCCTGCGAGACAAACTCGAAGGCTACGCCCGCTTCCGAGACCACGTCCGCCACGGCGAAGCCGCCGCCCAATCCGACGTAGACGAAGCCTTCGGCGCGCTACGAGGATCAGACAGCGCCGTACTCCCCAAAGGAATGAGCGGCCCAACCCTCGACCTGGTGATCAGCGCGGTAAGAACAGCCGAAGACGGCCTGTCCGCCGCGGCCGCCGCGGACGAGGTGGGAGTCTCCCGCGTCACCGCCCGCCGCTACCTGGAATTCCTCGCCGACCAGGGCCAAGTCGTCCGGCGACCCCGGTACGGCACGGTCGGCCGCCCCGAGGTCGTCTACCAATGGGCTCAGAAGACCGGTCCGGTGAACTTCTCCCCAGGCCCCTGACCAGGCTCGTCCGGAAACGCCGAGGCCTCCCGGAACGCGCGCTGCAGCGATTGCAGACCGTCACGGATCGGCGCGGCGTGCGGGCCGAGGTACTCCACCGAGGCCGTGACCAGGCCCGCGAGCGCCGTGATCAGCCTGCGCGCCTCGTCGAGGTCCCGGTGGGGGCTACTGTCCGGATCGGCGTCGGCCAGGCCGAGTCGTTCTGCGGAGGCCGACATCAGCATGACCGCGGCCCGGCTGATCACCTCCACACTAGGAATACTCGCCAGGTCCCGCTCGTTCTCATCTGAGGCGGGCCGGGCGGTGGTGGCATCAGGGGTGTCAAAGCCGTCGTTCACGATCTGCTACCATTCCACGTGCGACCAGCCCCCGTTGATTCGGGGGCGGCAAAGTGGAGCCCCCGCTCCCACCCGAGTCACCGCGAGGCGGCCGGGTCCGGTCACCAGGAAGACACGATTCAGTCGTGTCATGTCTTGTATCTCGGCGCGTGCGTCGAGCGATCGGTCGGAAGCGGGCCCCGTATGCCATCAGGCAGACGGGGCTCGACGCAGTTCAGGGGACCTCACTCGCGCACGAATTGTTCATGGACCGAGGAGGCCCCATCAGCACGGAGACACGCATCAACGACCGCATCCGCGTGCCGGAGGTCCGACTTGTCGGACCCAACGGCGAGCAGGTCGGCATCGTCCGCATCGAGGACGCGCTCCGACTCGCGCAGGAAGCGGACCTTGATCTCGTGGAGGTCGCCCCGCAGGCCCGCCCGCCGGTATGCAAGCTCATGGACTTCGGAAAGTTCAAGTACGAGAGCGCGCAGAAGGCCCGCGAGTCCCGGCGGAACCAGGTGCTCACCGTCATCAAGGAGCAGAAGCTCCGACCGAAGATCGACTCCCACGACTACGAGACCAAGAAGCGCAATGTCGTGCGCTTCCTCGAGCACGGGAACAAGGTCAAGGTCACCATCATGTTCCGCGGCCGCGAGCAGTCCCGCCCGGAGCTGGGCTTCCGCCTGCTCCAGCGGCTCGCCGAGGACGTTCAGGAGCTCGGCTTCGTGGAGTCGTCCGCCAAGCAGGACGGCCGAAACATGATCATGGTGCTGGCACCGCACAAGAACGTGAAGCCCAAGCCGAAGGTGACCTCGGCGGACGACTCCGAAGAGCCGATCGAGAGCTCTCCTGAGGACTTGACCTGACCGGTACCACCGGTCGACGAAGTACCCCCGAAGGCTGCCGCCCCGAGCGCCCCACCGGCTCGGGACGGCACGAGACGAGGATCAGAACATGCCGAAGATGAAGACCCACTCCGGTGCGTCCAAGCGCGTCAAGATCACCGGCAAGGGCAAGCTGCGCCGCCAGCAGGCCGGGCTGCGCCACAAGCTGGAGAAGAAGCCCACCTCGGTGACCCGCAGGCTCTCCGGCACCGCCGAGGTCGCCAAGGTCGACGAGAAGCGCCTCAACCGGCTGCTCGCCCGCTGACCCCTTTTACTTGCCCACCCAGGGCGGCTGACCCCGCCCACTAGATCGACAGGACGGAACCGTGGCACGCGTCAAGCGGGCAGTCAACGCCCAAAAGAAGCGCCGCACGACTCTCGAGCTCGCCAGCGGCTACCGCGGCCAGCGCTCGCGGCTGTACCGCAAGGCCAAGGAGCAGGTGCTCCACTCGCTGAACTACGCCTACCGGGACCGCCGTGCCCGCAAGGGTGACTTCCGCAAGCTCTGGATCCAGCGGATCAACGCCGCCGCTCGTCAGAACGGCATGAGCTACAACCGCTTCATCGAGGGCCTGCGCGTCGGCGGCGTCGATGTCGACCGCAAGATCCTCGCCGAGCTCGCTGTCAGCGACCCCACCGCGTTCACCGCGCTGGTCGAGATCGCGCGCGCCAACGCGGGCACCCAGGGCAAGGCCGAGGCCGCTTCCTGAACACGCGTTACCAGCGGCCCGAGGTGTTCACCGAACGAACGCCTCGGGTCGCTTCCGCGCGTGCCCTGACCCGCCGCGCTGGCCGCGACAAGGCCGGGCGATTCCTCGTCGAGGGCGCCCAAGCTGTTCGGGAGGCGCTGGCCTTCGGCCGGGTGCACGAGCTGTTCGTCACCGAGGCCGCGGCCGAGCGCAACCCGTCGCTGGTGGACGTCGACGTCCCGGTGTCCTTCGTGACCGACAAGGCCGCGTCCGGACTCTCGGAAACCATTACGCCCCAAGGCATCATCGCCGTGTGCGACCTGGTCGACCGCCCGCTCACCGAGTTGGCCGGTCCCTTGGTCGCGGTCATGGTCGGAGTTTCCGACCCTGGCAACGCGGGCACGGTCACCCGGGTCGCCGACGCCGCGGGGGCGGGCTCGGTGGTCTTCGCGGGCGCGACCGTCGACCCGCACAACGGCAAGTGTGTCCGCGCGTCGACCGGCAGCGTCTTCCACCTGCCCGTGATCCGCGCGCGCTCCCTTGACGAGGTGTTCGCCGCCTGCCGCTCGGCGGGCCTGCGCCTCGTCGCGGCCGACGGCCACGCCACCCACGACCTGGACCAGGCCACGGACGCGGGGGAGCTGACCGCCCCGACGGCCTGGGTCTTCGGCAGTGAGGCCCACGGCCTCGATGACGCGGTTCTGGCCGAGATGGACTCGGTTGTGAAGGTCCCGCTCTATGGCGCTGCTGAGAGCCTGAACCTGGCCACGGCCGCCGCGGTCTGTCTCTACGCGAGCGCCCGCGCCCTGCGCGCGGGCTGACCCCTACACCGAGAACCCGGTGATCTTGCTGGGGGTCACCCGGACGATCAGCCGAAGCAGGTCGTTCGACTCGGGCATCGGGTCCTGGCCGAGGTACTTGTGCGACAGTTTGAGCGGCAACTCCTTCTCCGGGTCGTCGATCAGTTCGACGGTGCCACGGATGTCCACCGACTGATATGGGTTCGCGGCGTCGAAGACGGTCAGGCTGATCCGCGGGTCACGGATGAGGTTCTTGACCTTCTGCCGCGTCGCGGTGCTGGAGAACAACACCGTGTCCTCGTCCCGCAGAATCCAGACGACCGAGGTCTGCGGGCTGCCGTCGCGGCTCAGCGT from Alloactinosynnema sp. L-07 includes:
- a CDS encoding sigma-70 family RNA polymerase sigma factor, whose amino-acid sequence is MTIPGFRPRRRKQVPGEDFVRFLYGEHGKALLAYTTRLTGDRAAAEDIVQETLLRAWKHADTLADESRGSTRGWLLTVARNIVTDRVRARAARPQEVGEPLDAPGADSDHADSVVNEMAVLGALDHLSREHRDVLVEVYYRGRSVAEAAQALGIPAGTVKSRTYHALRALRGVMGPGEREVTR
- a CDS encoding anti-sigma factor — encoded protein: MTAFQHDREQLGAFALGVLDQREADQVRAHLAQCPDCRHEVDDLLALRRSLDEIPPEAFLEGPPDSDLVLQRTLRKMSSESAPRRGLVAAGVAVLAAVALGGAFFAGRTTAPEPVAAPPPTTVPGTRAGAATDPDTGAVMSVKLVPQAGWVRVNAMVKGAPVGARCELRVVSKSGGESVLAGSWLVSEKGARDGTSLDGSALIDPDDVAAVEVVTTDGRRIVSASV
- a CDS encoding cation:dicarboxylate symporter family transporter codes for the protein MSTLRRDRTHYLYLAVIAAVVLGVAVGLFAPDFAKSLKPLGTGFVSLIKMMISPIIFCTIVLGVGSVTKAAKIGKVGGLALGYFLAMSTVALAIGLIVGNVLHPGDGLAITDAVRAKGEAQVKTAEGTTEFVLGIIPKTLVSAFTEGQVLQTLLIALLTGFALQALGRRGEPVLRGVGHIQGLVFKILAMIMWVAPIGAFGAIAAVVGETGVSALKSLAVIMLGFYATCLVFVVVVLGLLLWLVARVNLFSLLRYLGREFLLILSTSSSEVALPRLIAKMEHLGVSKPVVGITVPTGYSFNLDGTAIYLTMATLFVANAMGSPLGAGEQISLLIFMIIASKGAAGVTGAGLATLAGGLQSHRPDLVDGVGLIVGIDRFMSEARALTNFAGNAVATVLIGTWTKEFDHAQAARVLAGDEPFDEESLADDQQESVPEPRHELASRP
- a CDS encoding sensor histidine kinase, which translates into the protein MKQWSLARQLLVVQVVIVGLLVAVGAALAWADVADRAEESSTAEALALAKAIAAAPTVTEAVRGSNPTAILQPYTERVRADTGVDFITIMSPDGVRFTHPNPSEIGGRFLGHIEEARAGRAFTETYTGTLGPSVRAVVPVFASGQVVGLVSAGITLSAISADVADRLLPVILAAALVLILGATATYLVSRRLRRQTGGLAPAALSRVIGYHESILHAVREGLVLLDRDHRVTLCNDGVRTLLDLPADAEGKRVDELGLPNAMVERLLSDTEMRDELHLTETRVLVVNSSTVGNSMGTVVTLRDRTDLQALTGELDTVRGFAEALRAQAHEAANRLHTVVSLVELGRPAEAVEFATDELAIAQRLTDQVVGAVAEPVLAALLLGKAADAGERGVDLIIDPDTEITDLEIPARDLVTILGNLIDNAVDAAADSEERWVRVSARTSTDTLVLRVADSGGGLPDGSRPFERGWSTKPGGARGLGLALVGQAVRRASGTVEAGQDIGGGAVFTVRVPR
- a CDS encoding response regulator, translated to MISVLVVEDNAVAAQAHRVYVERVSGFAVAGVVHSGRAALRFLDTGPVDLVLLDLYLPDGHGLDVVRALRAAGHGADVIAVTSARDLAVVRAAVSAGVVQYLLKPFTFAGLRDKLEGYARFRDHVRHGEAAAQSDVDEAFGALRGSDSAVLPKGMSGPTLDLVISAVRTAEDGLSAAAAADEVGVSRVTARRYLEFLADQGQVVRRPRYGTVGRPEVVYQWAQKTGPVNFSPGP
- a CDS encoding DUF1844 domain-containing protein; the protein is MLMSASAERLGLADADPDSSPHRDLDEARRLITALAGLVTASVEYLGPHAAPIRDGLQSLQRAFREASAFPDEPGQGPGEKFTGPVF
- the infC gene encoding translation initiation factor IF-3 encodes the protein MDRGGPISTETRINDRIRVPEVRLVGPNGEQVGIVRIEDALRLAQEADLDLVEVAPQARPPVCKLMDFGKFKYESAQKARESRRNQVLTVIKEQKLRPKIDSHDYETKKRNVVRFLEHGNKVKVTIMFRGREQSRPELGFRLLQRLAEDVQELGFVESSAKQDGRNMIMVLAPHKNVKPKPKVTSADDSEEPIESSPEDLT
- the rpmI gene encoding 50S ribosomal protein L35, which translates into the protein MPKMKTHSGASKRVKITGKGKLRRQQAGLRHKLEKKPTSVTRRLSGTAEVAKVDEKRLNRLLAR
- the rplT gene encoding 50S ribosomal protein L20, which produces MARVKRAVNAQKKRRTTLELASGYRGQRSRLYRKAKEQVLHSLNYAYRDRRARKGDFRKLWIQRINAAARQNGMSYNRFIEGLRVGGVDVDRKILAELAVSDPTAFTALVEIARANAGTQGKAEAAS
- a CDS encoding RNA methyltransferase, which encodes MFTERTPRVASARALTRRAGRDKAGRFLVEGAQAVREALAFGRVHELFVTEAAAERNPSLVDVDVPVSFVTDKAASGLSETITPQGIIAVCDLVDRPLTELAGPLVAVMVGVSDPGNAGTVTRVADAAGAGSVVFAGATVDPHNGKCVRASTGSVFHLPVIRARSLDEVFAACRSAGLRLVAADGHATHDLDQATDAGELTAPTAWVFGSEAHGLDDAVLAEMDSVVKVPLYGAAESLNLATAAAVCLYASARALRAG
- a CDS encoding PPOX class F420-dependent oxidoreductase → MSATFDDDTRRLLDGRNFATVATLSRDGSPQTSVVWILRDEDTVLFSSTATRQKVKNLIRDPRISLTVFDAANPYQSVDIRGTVELIDDPEKELPLKLSHKYLGQDPMPESNDLLRLIVRVTPSKITGFSV